In the Brassica napus cultivar Da-Ae chromosome A7, Da-Ae, whole genome shotgun sequence genome, one interval contains:
- the LOC106358257 gene encoding SKP1-like protein 3 isoform X2: MSKKIILESSEGESFEVDEAVALECQTIKNMIEDDCTDGGIPLANVNSATLSKVIDYCKKHVEAAAAAGANAGDKDIYGANEDIELKTWDEDFVKVDQPLLFDLMLAANFLNIPGLLDLTTKTVADMMRGKTVLQIREIFHIKKDYTDAEEAEVRKENAWAFE, translated from the exons ATGTCGAAGAAGATCATCCTCGAGAGCTCCGAAGGCGAATCTTTCGAGGTCGATGAAGCCGTTGCGCTCGAGTGTCAGACGATCAAGAACATGATCGAGGACGACTGCACCGATGGCGGAATCCCTCTTGCAAACGTCAACAGTGCAACCCTCAGCAAGGTTATCGACTACTGCAAGAAACACGTCGAAGCAGCCGCAGCCGCCGGAGCCAACGCCGGAGACAAAGACATCTACGGTGCTAACGAAGACATCGAGCTCAAGACTTGGGACGAAGATTTCGTCAAAGTCGACCAGCCTCTCCTCTTTGATCTCATGCTT GCTGCAAACTTTCTGAACATCCCTGGACTTCTTGACCTAACGACCAAGACTGTGGCCGATATGATGAGAG GCAAGACTGTGCTTCAGATTCGCGAAATCTTCCACATCAAGAAAGACTACACAGATGCGGAAGAAGCTGAGGTTCGCAAGGAGAATGCATGGGCCTTTGAGTGA
- the LOC106358257 gene encoding SKP1-like protein 3 isoform X3 — translation MSKKIIFESSEGESFEVDEAVALECQTIKNMIEDDCTDGGIPLANVNSATLTKVIDYCKKHVEAAAAAEANAGDKDIYGANKDIELKTWDEEFVKVDQPLLFDLMLAANFLIIPGLLDLTCKTMMRGKTVLQIREIFHIKKDYTDAEEAEVRKENAWAFE, via the exons ATGTCGAAGAAGATCATCTTCGAGAGCTCCGAAGGCGAATCTTTCGAGGTCGATGAAGCCGTTGCGCTCGAGTGTCAGACGATCAAGAACATGATCGAGGACGACTGCACCGATGGCGGAATCCCTCTTGCAAACGTCAACAGTGCAACCCTCACCAAGGTTATCGACTACTGCAAGAAACACGTCGAAGCAGCCGCAGCCGCCGAAGCCAACGCCGGAGACAAAGACATCTACGGTGCTAACAAAGACATCGAGCTCAAGACTTGGGACGAAGAATTCGTCAAAGTCGACCAGCCTCTCCTCTTTGATCTCATGCTT GCTGCAAACTTTCTGATCATCCCTGGACTTCTTGACCTAACGTGCAAGACTATGATGAGAGGCAAGACTGTGCTTCAGATTCGCGAAATCTTCCACATCAAGAAAGACTACACAGATGCGGAAGAAGCTGAGGTTCGCAAGGAGAATGCATGGGCCTTTGAGTGA
- the LOC106358257 gene encoding SKP1-like protein 3 isoform X1, whose protein sequence is MSKKIILESSEGESFEVDEAVALECQTIKNMIEDDCTDGGIPLANVNSATLSKVIDYCKKHVEAAAAAGANAGDKDIYGANEDIELKTWDEDFVKVDQPLLFDLMLAANFLNIPGLLDLTTKTVADMMRGKTVLQIREIFHIKKDYTDAEEAEVRKENAWAFE, encoded by the exons ATGTCGAAGAAGATCATCCTCGAGAGCTCCGAAGGCGAATCTTTCGAGGTCGATGAAGCCGTTGCGCTCGAGTGTCAGACGATCAAGAACATGATCGAGGACGACTGCACCGATGGCGGAATCCCTCTTGCAAACGTCAACAGTGCAACCCTCAGCAAGGTTATCGACTACTGCAAGAAACACGTCGAAGCAGCCGCAGCCGCCGGAGCCAACGCCGGAGACAAAGACATCTACGGTGCTAACGAAGACATCGAGCTCAAGACTTGGGACGAAGATTTCGTCAAAGTCGACCAGCCTCTCCTCTTTGATCTCATGCTT GCTGCAAACTTTCTGAACATCCCTGGACTTCTTGACCTAACGACCAAGACTGTGGCCGATATGATGAGAGGCAAGACTGTGCTTCAGATTCGCGAAATCTTCCACATCAAGAAAGACTACACAGATGCGGAAGAAGCTGAGGTTCGCAAGGAGAATGCATGGGCCTTTGAGTGA